Proteins encoded together in one Halomarina salina window:
- a CDS encoding S8 family peptidase: MSREHTTRRTVLKTIGAGAAGTGLLGTASAEAADRGNFVVGVTEGKNLGFVRDQANSVKRELHFGRQGKAVAGNFAQAAINGLLNNPHVRYIEPDGQMHAIAQSTPWGIDRVDADVAHDNGSTGEGADVAIVDTGIDSDHPDLQANLGEGVAVTGCGDGGFTCFFSGNDNTCNEAWDDDNDHGTHCAGIANAVNNSEGVVGVSTQATLHAVKVLDCAGSGAFSDIAAGIEAVADNGWDVASMSLGADSGSQTVKDACQYAADEGVFLVAAAGNSGPCSDCVGYPAAYDTVMAVSSTNESDGLSEFSSTGPEVEIAAPGSNINSTVPGGYAEFSGTSMACPHVAGAAGQLIADGSSASGTRTQLKDTAEDVGLAENESGSGLLDVAASLGYDSSDST, from the coding sequence ATGTCGAGAGAACACACGACACGGCGGACGGTGCTCAAGACCATCGGTGCCGGTGCGGCAGGGACAGGACTCCTCGGAACGGCCAGTGCCGAGGCGGCCGACCGCGGGAACTTCGTGGTCGGCGTGACGGAGGGGAAGAACCTCGGGTTCGTCCGTGACCAGGCGAACAGCGTGAAGCGCGAGCTACACTTCGGCCGCCAGGGGAAGGCGGTCGCGGGGAACTTCGCGCAAGCGGCTATCAACGGGCTCCTGAACAACCCGCACGTCCGGTACATCGAACCGGACGGACAGATGCACGCAATCGCTCAGTCGACGCCGTGGGGCATCGACCGGGTGGACGCGGACGTGGCCCACGACAACGGGTCGACCGGCGAGGGCGCGGACGTCGCCATCGTCGACACGGGCATCGACTCGGACCACCCCGACCTGCAGGCGAACCTCGGCGAGGGCGTCGCCGTCACCGGCTGTGGCGACGGCGGGTTCACCTGCTTCTTCTCCGGCAACGACAACACCTGTAACGAGGCGTGGGACGACGACAACGACCACGGCACGCACTGCGCGGGCATCGCCAACGCGGTGAACAACTCGGAGGGCGTCGTCGGCGTGTCGACGCAGGCGACGCTCCACGCGGTCAAGGTGCTCGACTGTGCGGGGTCCGGCGCGTTCTCGGACATCGCGGCCGGTATCGAAGCCGTCGCCGACAACGGCTGGGACGTCGCCAGCATGAGCCTCGGCGCGGACTCCGGCTCCCAGACGGTGAAGGACGCCTGCCAGTACGCCGCCGACGAGGGCGTGTTCCTCGTCGCCGCGGCGGGCAACTCCGGGCCGTGTTCGGACTGCGTCGGCTACCCCGCGGCCTACGACACCGTGATGGCCGTCTCGTCGACGAACGAGAGCGACGGCCTCTCGGAGTTCTCCTCGACCGGTCCAGAAGTCGAGATAGCGGCCCCGGGGAGCAACATTAACTCGACCGTCCCCGGCGGCTACGCGGAGTTCTCCGGCACCTCGATGGCCTGTCCGCACGTCGCCGGCGCGGCGGGACAGCTCATCGCCGACGGGTCCAGCGCGAGTGGAACGCGCACGCAACTGAAGGACACCGCCGAGGACGTCGGCCTCGCCGAGAACGAGAGCGGGTCGGGACTGCTCGACGTCGCCGCCTCGCTCGGCTACGACTCCTCCGACAGTACGTAA
- the coxB gene encoding cytochrome c oxidase subunit II: MKQARRLLGVLTGLFALVILADPVAAQSSVNEELIFGLNRKLLYVAVPITVLVEGILIYTVYRFRDNDDPKPTQENRRLEITWTVATAIILLFVGLASYQVLGSPFIGGATATAGDGSQANLMELSYDYPGAKGPADPDEAVQVEVDAMKYQWQFNHQNPGGQNVGETGTLVIPEGRTVYLHVTSQDWLHAVHVPGLGLKQDAFPGQYNTIVTKATERGSYQLYCAEYCGVGHSNMLGTVEVVSQEEYQQYLQENSGSGGNSSGGNSSGNASGNASGNASLVAA; this comes from the coding sequence ATGAAACAGGCGCGGAGATTGCTGGGGGTTCTGACCGGGCTTTTCGCGCTGGTCATCCTCGCGGACCCGGTCGCCGCCCAGTCGTCAGTGAACGAGGAACTCATCTTCGGGCTCAACCGGAAACTGCTGTACGTCGCAGTGCCGATCACCGTGCTCGTCGAGGGCATCCTCATCTACACCGTCTATCGGTTCCGGGACAACGACGACCCGAAACCGACCCAGGAGAACCGCCGACTCGAGATCACGTGGACCGTCGCGACGGCCATCATCCTCCTGTTCGTCGGCCTCGCCTCCTACCAGGTGCTCGGGAGTCCGTTCATCGGTGGAGCGACGGCGACGGCGGGCGACGGCTCGCAGGCGAACCTGATGGAACTCTCCTACGACTACCCCGGTGCGAAGGGGCCGGCGGACCCCGACGAGGCGGTCCAGGTCGAGGTGGACGCGATGAAGTACCAGTGGCAGTTCAACCACCAGAACCCCGGTGGGCAGAACGTCGGTGAGACCGGAACCCTGGTGATACCGGAGGGGAGGACCGTCTACCTGCACGTCACGTCGCAGGACTGGCTCCACGCCGTCCACGTGCCCGGGCTGGGGCTCAAGCAGGACGCGTTCCCCGGACAGTACAACACCATCGTGACGAAGGCCACCGAACGTGGGTCCTACCAGCTCTACTGTGCGGAGTACTGTGGCGTCGGCCACTCCAACATGCTCGGTACGGTGGAGGTCGTCAGTCAGGAGGAGTACCAGCAGTACCTCCAGGAGAACAGCGGTTCGGGTGGCAACAGCTCGGGCGGTAACAGTTCGGGCAACGCGAGCGGTAACGCCTCCGGCAACGCCTCGCTCGTCGCCGCCTGA
- a CDS encoding DUF5800 family protein translates to MTVLSFDDSGVDVVYEGTEFRLEKTLVEDAIGKDYPDVTDHEVLNIVEEDPNPTGEPRRIADIVN, encoded by the coding sequence ATGACCGTTCTGTCGTTCGACGACTCGGGCGTCGACGTGGTCTACGAGGGGACCGAGTTCCGACTGGAGAAGACGCTCGTCGAGGACGCCATCGGAAAGGACTACCCCGACGTCACCGACCACGAGGTGCTGAACATCGTCGAGGAGGACCCGAACCCGACCGGCGAACCGCGACGCATCGCCGACATCGTGAACTGA
- a CDS encoding heme o synthase, with translation MTRPRFTTLLAATLVGVYLLVVVGATASLADAVAACGTWPTCSGPVSDPQVAVAVGHRIAAVVVGLLGLATTVVGWSVATARVRVALLVAGVGYPLQAGVGAFVALEGAPSTLTGTHLVAGTAIFTTLALALAWQLEAETGDPTDAPTGQTDRATEPTPDHDADDGPVAPTASVQPTGPLARVKRVVWAYFQLMKPRLMWLLCLVASAGMALAAGPDLRVDTIVLTLLGGVLSIGASGTFNHVLERDIDRKMERTSDRPLAKHEVPVRNALAFAAVLTVASVALFWQVNALAAALGFVAIVFYSVVYTLILKPNTVQNTVIGGAAGALPALIGWVAVTGTTDGALPGLALAAVIFLWTPAHFYNLALAYKDDYARGGFPMMPVVRGETVTRKHIVWYLAATLVAATLLTALTGLGWLYATATVVFGGVFLWAVVLLHRERTESAAFRAFHASNAYLGALLVAVVLDAVVV, from the coding sequence GTGACTCGTCCTCGGTTCACCACCCTGCTCGCGGCGACCCTCGTCGGCGTCTACCTGCTGGTAGTGGTCGGTGCGACCGCCTCGCTGGCCGACGCCGTCGCCGCGTGTGGGACGTGGCCGACCTGCTCCGGTCCGGTCTCCGACCCGCAGGTCGCCGTCGCGGTCGGCCACCGCATCGCCGCCGTCGTCGTCGGCCTCCTCGGTCTCGCGACGACGGTCGTCGGCTGGTCGGTCGCTACCGCGCGCGTCCGCGTCGCCCTCCTCGTCGCCGGTGTCGGCTACCCGCTGCAGGCGGGCGTCGGCGCGTTCGTCGCGCTCGAAGGCGCGCCCAGCACGCTGACCGGGACGCACCTCGTCGCCGGGACGGCCATCTTCACCACCCTCGCGCTCGCACTCGCGTGGCAACTCGAAGCCGAGACGGGCGACCCGACCGACGCGCCGACCGGGCAGACGGACCGCGCGACGGAACCGACGCCAGACCACGACGCGGACGACGGGCCAGTCGCACCGACCGCGTCGGTCCAGCCGACGGGGCCGCTCGCTCGTGTGAAGCGCGTGGTCTGGGCGTACTTCCAGTTGATGAAGCCCCGGCTGATGTGGCTGCTCTGTCTCGTCGCCTCCGCCGGGATGGCTCTCGCCGCGGGACCGGACCTGCGCGTCGACACCATCGTCCTCACGCTGCTCGGCGGCGTGCTCTCCATCGGCGCGAGCGGCACGTTCAACCACGTCCTCGAACGCGACATCGACCGGAAGATGGAACGGACGAGCGACCGCCCCCTGGCGAAACACGAGGTACCCGTCCGCAACGCCCTCGCGTTCGCGGCGGTGCTCACCGTCGCGAGCGTCGCGCTGTTCTGGCAGGTCAACGCGCTGGCGGCCGCGCTCGGGTTCGTCGCCATCGTGTTCTACAGCGTCGTCTACACGCTCATCCTGAAACCGAACACCGTCCAGAACACCGTCATCGGCGGCGCGGCCGGCGCGCTCCCGGCGCTCATCGGCTGGGTCGCCGTCACGGGCACGACGGACGGCGCCCTGCCGGGGCTCGCGCTCGCCGCCGTCATCTTCCTCTGGACCCCGGCGCACTTCTACAACCTCGCGCTAGCCTACAAGGACGACTACGCCCGCGGCGGCTTCCCGATGATGCCGGTCGTCCGCGGCGAGACAGTGACGCGGAAACACATCGTCTGGTACCTCGCGGCGACGCTCGTCGCAGCGACGCTGCTGACCGCGCTGACAGGCCTGGGATGGCTCTACGCCACCGCCACCGTCGTCTTCGGCGGGGTGTTCCTCTGGGCCGTCGTCCTGCTCCACCGCGAACGCACCGAGTCGGCGGCGTTCCGCGCGTTCCACGCCTCGAACGCCTACCTCGGCGCGCTCCTCGTCGCCGTCGTCCTCGACGCCGTCGTCGTCTGA
- a CDS encoding DUF7410 domain-containing protein gives MSADTAEPWETVVTDTETFDCEYCGRPFAREQFLALHYGVDHPESIDDEQRAAYAAALEEEDAELRKFRLKALLALVVVYFGFLLLWAVVNLAF, from the coding sequence GTGAGCGCCGACACGGCCGAGCCGTGGGAGACGGTGGTCACGGACACGGAGACGTTCGACTGCGAGTACTGCGGCCGACCGTTCGCCCGCGAGCAGTTCCTCGCGCTCCACTACGGCGTGGACCACCCCGAGTCGATTGACGACGAGCAGCGCGCCGCGTACGCGGCGGCGCTCGAGGAGGAGGACGCGGAACTGCGGAAGTTCCGGCTGAAGGCGCTGCTGGCGCTGGTGGTCGTCTACTTCGGGTTCCTGCTGCTCTGGGCCGTCGTCAACCTCGCGTTCTGA
- a CDS encoding polymer-forming cytoskeletal protein: MPLRSDPLDRLAIPDGTTVEERDLVTAGDVVVGGQSTVEFGVRGRGVVAGERVTFGGDIEAEADCRLDMWCEVAGNVLVGEDAYIGERTHIGGQLMVSGDLDIGDDVDIDRGFEANGWIVIRNPMPTITFFFVYLSHLLRIGEEEAAQDAANELLPDDPEEGSGEESDAGDAENDEDGEATGDVADDTDDADDVVRPLVIPRGASVSDDAWRVSTPAVVGDDCRIHGNLRAESLELGEDNNVFGSLRAKGDITVGEGTRIHGDLTTRRGTVRIAPGAEVLGDVACEDLSLHDDAAVDGAIRARGEMSIVREFAREIE, translated from the coding sequence GTGCCGCTCCGTTCGGACCCGCTCGACCGACTCGCCATCCCCGACGGGACGACCGTCGAGGAACGCGACCTGGTGACGGCGGGAGACGTCGTCGTCGGGGGACAGTCCACCGTCGAGTTCGGGGTCCGCGGGCGAGGCGTCGTCGCTGGCGAACGCGTCACCTTCGGCGGCGACATCGAGGCCGAGGCCGACTGCCGTCTCGACATGTGGTGTGAGGTCGCCGGGAACGTCCTCGTCGGCGAGGACGCCTACATCGGCGAGCGAACCCACATCGGCGGGCAGTTGATGGTCTCGGGCGACCTCGACATCGGCGACGACGTCGACATCGACCGGGGCTTCGAGGCCAACGGCTGGATCGTCATCCGCAACCCGATGCCGACCATCACGTTCTTCTTCGTCTACCTCTCGCACCTCCTGCGCATCGGCGAGGAGGAGGCCGCCCAGGACGCCGCCAACGAACTGCTCCCCGACGACCCCGAAGAGGGGTCGGGCGAGGAGAGCGACGCCGGTGACGCCGAGAACGACGAGGATGGCGAGGCTACCGGCGACGTGGCGGACGATACAGACGACGCCGACGACGTGGTTCGACCGCTCGTCATCCCGCGGGGAGCGAGCGTCTCGGACGACGCGTGGCGGGTCTCGACGCCCGCCGTCGTCGGCGACGACTGTCGCATCCACGGCAACCTGCGCGCCGAGTCGCTCGAACTCGGCGAGGACAACAACGTGTTCGGCAGTCTCCGCGCGAAGGGGGACATCACCGTCGGCGAGGGGACGCGCATCCACGGCGACCTCACGACGCGTCGCGGGACGGTCCGCATCGCCCCCGGCGCGGAGGTGCTGGGCGACGTCGCCTGCGAGGACCTCTCGCTGCACGACGACGCCGCCGTCGACGGCGCGATTCGCGCCCGCGGCGAGATGTCCATCGTCCGCGAGTTCGCTCGCGAGATAGAGTGA
- a CDS encoding cytochrome c oxidase subunit 3: protein MATEESDDHGGHGHHLPAVEDWPRGFGEASWWPFVTAIGAAGFYIGAALFLLGTGDQPMIGSMVGPIVFIAATVVFLVGLYGWLYHAFIVSFWEGEATEHGSSGLRLAMILFLGTEVATFGAGFVYYFFIRAGTWPPTGAELPHLLGSLVLINTALLVASSFTLHYAHVALLNDNRSRFIGLLVATLVLGVVFIGGQVYEYYEFIVHENFTLTEGIYGSAFYGLTGLHGLHVTLGAVLITIVLVRALFGQYSDDRHTSVSTVSMYWHFVDVVWIFLVVVLYVGAELTL, encoded by the coding sequence ATGGCGACTGAAGAATCGGACGACCACGGCGGACACGGTCACCACCTGCCCGCCGTCGAGGACTGGCCTCGCGGCTTCGGCGAGGCGAGCTGGTGGCCGTTCGTCACGGCCATCGGAGCAGCGGGGTTCTACATCGGTGCTGCGCTGTTCCTCCTCGGCACCGGCGACCAACCCATGATCGGCTCGATGGTCGGGCCGATCGTGTTCATCGCCGCGACGGTCGTCTTCCTCGTCGGGTTGTACGGCTGGCTCTACCACGCGTTCATCGTGAGCTTCTGGGAGGGAGAGGCGACAGAACACGGCAGTAGCGGTCTCAGGTTGGCGATGATACTGTTCCTCGGGACCGAGGTGGCGACGTTCGGGGCCGGGTTCGTCTACTACTTCTTCATCCGCGCGGGCACCTGGCCCCCGACGGGTGCGGAACTCCCCCACCTGCTGGGGTCGCTCGTGCTCATCAACACGGCGCTCCTGGTCGCGAGTTCGTTCACGCTCCACTACGCGCACGTGGCGCTGCTCAACGACAACCGCTCGCGGTTCATCGGCCTCCTCGTCGCGACGCTCGTGCTCGGCGTCGTCTTCATCGGCGGGCAGGTGTACGAGTACTACGAGTTTATCGTCCACGAGAACTTCACCCTCACGGAGGGCATCTACGGGTCGGCGTTCTACGGTCTGACCGGTCTGCACGGCCTCCACGTCACGCTCGGCGCGGTGCTCATCACCATCGTCCTCGTTCGGGCGCTGTTCGGTCAGTACTCCGACGACCGTCACACCTCCGTCTCGACCGTCTCGATGTACTGGCACTTCGTCGACGTTGTCTGGATCTTCCTCGTCGTCGTGCTGTACGTCGGCGCGGAACTCACGCTGTAG